The genomic segment GGCACCGCGACGGCATCTGGCACGGGCTGGCGCAGGGCGTGGTCGACGTGCTCGGCTCCGACCACGCGCCGCATACGCTGGAAGAAAAGGCCAAGACCTATCCGGCCTCGCCATCGGGCATGACTGGCGTGCAGACGCTGGTGCCGACCATGCTGGATCACGTCAATGCCGGCCGGCTGTCGCTGGCACGCTTCGTTGATCTCACCAGCGCCGGCCCGGCGCGGCTGTTTGGCATCGCCTGCAAGGGCCGCATCGCCGCCGGTTTCGACGCCGACTTCACGGTGGTCGATCTCAAGCGTAGCGAGACCATCACCAATGACTGGGTCGCCTCGCGCGCCGGCTGGACACCCTATGACGGCGTGCGCGTGACCGGCTGGCCGGTCGGCACCTTCGTGCGCGGCGCCAAGGTGATGTGGCAAGGCGAGCTGACGACGCCGGCGCGCGGCGAGCCGGTACGTTTTCTCGAGACGCTGAAGCCGTAGAACAGCGCTTCGCCCATCCGTGTCGTTTCCTGCGGCTGCCGCGTCACGCGCGGTGGCCCGCCTTGGCGCGATTGATGGTCGAACGACGCCCGGCACGAAGTGCTGGTAAGCGGGACGCAGGTTCCAAATCTGCTGCGTAGTAACAGCCTCCAGATACCTGCCGTGGACCAGGACGAGCCGGTGATAGGTGCGGATTGATGCGGCGGTTGGCGGTGCGACATGCGACCGTCCCCCTTTGATCTCCGGCTGCTGTTGCTCGAGCAGCGATCATCCCGGTTAGCGCCCCGCGTCGTTTTGTCCGTGCCTCCGTGGAACTCCGGTGGGGTATTTTGCGTATCCACTGCGCGATCATCATCCGCGATGATCGAGGCCAGAACGATTCGGCCAGCGCGAGGTCGCGGCAGGACCGGTGGTTAACAGGAAAGCAACGCAACAGGCGCAGCATTTCGCGTCGCACGATCGCCGGGATCGTCGATTGACCGATACGCCGAAAGGGGATTCCAGATGGAAGCTCAAAAGACCGCGGTCGAAGCGATCGTCGCATTGACGGGCTATGACCGCGCCGTGGTGGCCGAATTCATCCGTCGGTTCTATCTCGCCGGCGTTCGCGATCCGAAGCGGCTGACATTCAAGGGACTGCAGGCGTTCGCCCGCACCTGATTGTCGCCGACTGATTCGCTTTATTGCTTCGCCAAGCCGACCGAGAACTCGCCGTTGAGCACGCGGCCGGGCAGGCCTTCCACGAACTTGGCGACCGCGTCCTCGCCATAGGTGGCGACGAGCTCGGCAAAAGCAGTGAACAGGCTGGCTTGCGCCAGGCAATCGCCGTCGACCCCGTCGTGCAGGGCTTCGGCCCATGCCTCGCTGAGATAGGTGAGCGCAGTTTGCTTCTGCTCTCGGTCGGATTGCACTTCGCGATCGATGGGGAAGGTCGTCAGGCTCATGAACTTCAGCAGTCTCGGCGCGCTCCACCGCGAAGCGCGATGGGGTAGTGTTAGCACGCGGCTGCCGAACGCCTAGGCAGTTCTTTAGGAAAGGTTAACGGCCTGGGATAAACCCGCGGCCGTCGAGTGGTCAGTTCGCGTATCGAGCGGTCAGGTCGCGCGACAGCTTCGAACCTTCCTCCAGGTACCGCCGAATCGCCACGGTCGCGGCCGGCGTGCAGGTCCGGTAGGTCTGCTGGAACCCGTTGTAACCCCGATTGAACGCCGCGATCAGCCGGGTCCGGCGCTCGCCCGAGGGGGTCTCGGCGTCGATCAGCGCCTGCATCTCGGAGCGCCATTTGGCGCCGTCGCTGCCGCCGCAGATCCCTCTGAGATAATGCAGCGTCCCGAGAATCTCGGCGAGGCGCTGCAATTCGGCGTCGAACGGCGCCGCGCCGTCCTCGGCGCGCGCCGGGACGAGCCCGCAGCAGGCGAGGATCATCAGCACGGCAAGGGAACGCTTCAGCATGGCCGGCCTGATAGGCCGTTTCATCGGCCGCAGCAAGGAGTTGCCGGTTCCGGAAAGCGCCATCAGGTTCCGATCAGCTCGCGGGCGCCCTCGACCAGTTCGGCCAGCCCCTCGGTGGTCGAAAAGTTGGCCAGTTCATCAGGGCTGATCCAGCGGGCGTCGTCGAGTTCGCCATTGAGCTGCGGCTCACCGCCGGCCCAGCGCGCGGCGAACACCATGATGACGTAATGCCCGGCTGCACTGGCGGCGGAAGGCAGCACCTCGCGCCGGCCGGCAAGACCGACGATCTGGATCGACAGCGCGGTTTCCTCGGCAACTTCCCGCACCGCCGCCTGCTCCAGCGTCTCGCCGAATTCGACCCGGCCACCGGGCAGCGAGTACAGGCCCTTGCCCGGCATCCGCGCCCGGCGAACCAGCAGAAGGCGGCCCTCCCGGAAGATCGCGGCGCTGACGGCCAATTGCGGGTGGCGCGGCTGCGCCGGTGCGGCCTCGGTCACGGCGTTCAATGCGCCATGATGTAGTCGACGTCGGCTTCGCAGCCTTGGCCGTTGATGATGCCGCCGGCGCGGCCGATCAACGGCTTGATCCAGCCGACCGCGCTCTCGGCGAGCTTGGCCCGGGTGGCGTCCTGCGAGGCTTGGCGCATCGCCTCGCCGACCGCGGTGAGGATCGCCGTCATATTGTTGGTGATGTCGTCGAAATCCGATCTAATTCCGGGATCGGCCGTGTCATAGGCTTCGATCGCGAGATCGCGGGCCTTGAAGTTCGAGGCTTTGAAGTGCTCCGCGTAGGAGAGGGGATGCCAGGACAGGAAGTCTTCCGAGCACTCCGGCATGTCCGGAATCATTTCGAGCAGCATCACGGCTTCATTGAAATGATTCAGATAGTCGGTGGCGAGCCCGGTCTTCGGATTGATATTTGCGGAGGCAAGCTGAGCGGCGCGCGCCTCGTCGTAACGGGAGGGCGCACTTTGCGCAGCTGTGGATTCACTCGACGCCATCGGCGGCATTTTTGTTTACCGAAGTTAACAAGCACTGAACACGCCACCGGGTCCTGACAGCATGTGCGGACGCTTCGTGATCACCTCGGCTCCCGCCGCTATCCGACAGCTCTTTGGCTACGCCGATCAGCCTAATTTTCCGTCACGCTACAACATCGCCCCGACCCAGCCGGTTCCCGTGGTGATCGTCGACGAGGGCGCCCGGCGGTTCCGGCTGATGCGCTGGGGGCTGATCCCGTCCTGGGTGAAAGATCCGCGGACGTTTTCATTGCTGATCAACGCCCGCGCCGAGACCATCCAGGACAAGCCGGCCTTTCGTAACGCGTTCAGGCGTCGGCGCTGTCTGGTCCCGGCAGATGGCTACTACGAGTGGAAGGCCGGCGGCTCGCGCAAGCAGCCGTACTTTATCCATCCGGCCGGCGGCGGGCCGATCGGCTTTGCGGCGCTGTGGGAGACCTGGACCGGCCCGAACGGCGAGGAGCTCGACACGGTGGCGATCGTCACCACCGCGGCGCGCGGCGGCCTGGCCGATCTGCACGACCGCGTCCCGGTGACGATCGCGCCGCATCATTTCGCGCGCTGGCTCGAGACGGACGAAACCGACACCGAGGCGGTGATGGCGCTGCTGCGACCGCCGGGAGAGGGCGAGTTCGTCTGGCACCCCGTGTCGACCGCGGTCAACCGCACCGCCAACGACAATCCGCAACTGATCCTGCCGATCGCAGCGGAGGAGGTCGAGGCTCCGCCGCCAGCCGTTGCGAAGCCGTCGCCACCGAAGCGCGCGGTGCGGCCCAAGATCTCGGCGGATGACAGCGGGCAGGGCTCGTTGTTCTGACAGCGGTTAGCAACGTCCTTGCGAGCGAAGCGAAGCAATCCAGCAGCGCCGAACACTGAGCGCGGGATTGCTTCGTCGCTTCGCTCCTCGCAATGACGGTGGAGAGACCTACACCACTTTGCCGGGATTCATGATGCCGTGCGGGTCGAGCAGAGCCTTGATCGACCGCATCAGCTCGATCGCGGTCTTGTCCTTCACCTCGGCAAGCTCGTCGCGCTTCATCACGCCGATGCCGTGTTCGGCCGAGATCGAGCCGCCGAGCCGCAGCACCACCTCGAACACCACCTGGCTGACGTCGTGCCAGCGGGCCAGGAACTCGGCCTTGTCGGCGCCGACCGGCTGGCTGACGTTGTAGTGGATGTTGCCGTCGCCGAGATGGCCGAACGGCACAGGGCGCGCGCCCGGGATGAGGGCGACCACCGCGGCGTTGGCTTGTTCGATGAACTGCGGCACCGCCGCGACCGGCACCGAGATGTCGTGCTTGATCGAGCCACCTTCCGGCTTCTGCGCCGGCGAGATCTCCTCGCGCAGTTTCCAGAACGCCTGCTGCTGCTGCACCGAATTCGCGATCGCCGCGTCCACCACGATGCCGTCCTCGAAGCCGCGCTCGAGAATCGACTCCAGTGCGGCGCGGGCGTCGTCGCGCGGCGACGACAATTCGATCAGCACGTACCACGGATAGCGCGCCTCGAGCGGGTCGCGATTGTTGGCGTGCCGCACCGAGAAATCGAGCGGCGTCTCGGCGATCAGTTCGAAGCTCGTCAGATTGCCGGCGGCCTCTCCTTGCGCGATGCCGAGCAGCTTCAGTGCGTCGTCCGGCGACTGCAGCCCGACGAACGCGGTCTCGACCGCGCGCGGCTTTGGAAACAGCTTCAGCGTCGCTGCGGTGATGATCCCGAGCGTGCCTTCGGCGCCGATGAACAGATCCCGCAGGTCGTAACCGGTGTTGTCCTTCTTCAGTTTGGACAGCAGGTTCATCACCCGGCCGTCGGCGAGCACGACCTCGACGCCGAGCGCCATGTCACGCGCCAAGCCATAGGCGAGCGCCGCGGTGCCGCCGGCATTGGTCGAGAGGTTGCCGCCGATGGTGCAGCTTCCCTGCGCGCCGAGCGACAGCGGAAACAGCCGGTCGACCTCCGCGGCCTTCTCCTGCACCCGCTGCAGGATGGCGCCGGCCTCGACCGTGATGGTGTTCGACGAAGTGTCGATTTCGCGGATCTTGTCCATCCGCTTCAGCGAAATCACCACCTCGCCATTGTGCGGCGTCTGCCCGCCGACGAGACCAGTGTTGCCGCCTTGCGGCACCAGCGCGACACGCGCCTCGTTCGCCAGCTTGCAGATCGCCACCACCTCCTCGGTGGAGCCGGGACGCAGCACCAGCGGCGAGTGGCCGCGATACAGATTACGCTCCTCG from the Rhodopseudomonas palustris genome contains:
- a CDS encoding TIGR02301 family protein, which produces MLKRSLAVLMILACCGLVPARAEDGAAPFDAELQRLAEILGTLHYLRGICGGSDGAKWRSEMQALIDAETPSGERRTRLIAAFNRGYNGFQQTYRTCTPAATVAIRRYLEEGSKLSRDLTARYAN
- a CDS encoding NUDIX hydrolase; amino-acid sequence: MNAVTEAAPAQPRHPQLAVSAAIFREGRLLLVRRARMPGKGLYSLPGGRVEFGETLEQAAVREVAEETALSIQIVGLAGRREVLPSAASAAGHYVIMVFAARWAGGEPQLNGELDDARWISPDELANFSTTEGLAELVEGARELIGT
- a CDS encoding SOS response-associated peptidase, encoding MCGRFVITSAPAAIRQLFGYADQPNFPSRYNIAPTQPVPVVIVDEGARRFRLMRWGLIPSWVKDPRTFSLLINARAETIQDKPAFRNAFRRRRCLVPADGYYEWKAGGSRKQPYFIHPAGGGPIGFAALWETWTGPNGEELDTVAIVTTAARGGLADLHDRVPVTIAPHHFARWLETDETDTEAVMALLRPPGEGEFVWHPVSTAVNRTANDNPQLILPIAAEEVEAPPPAVAKPSPPKRAVRPKISADDSGQGSLF
- a CDS encoding FAD-binding oxidoreductase, translating into MNIVSQLSPVTLSPELIARFTAIVGDKHALTDPLELEAYITEERNLYRGHSPLVLRPGSTEEVVAICKLANEARVALVPQGGNTGLVGGQTPHNGEVVISLKRMDKIREIDTSSNTITVEAGAILQRVQEKAAEVDRLFPLSLGAQGSCTIGGNLSTNAGGTAALAYGLARDMALGVEVVLADGRVMNLLSKLKKDNTGYDLRDLFIGAEGTLGIITAATLKLFPKPRAVETAFVGLQSPDDALKLLGIAQGEAAGNLTSFELIAETPLDFSVRHANNRDPLEARYPWYVLIELSSPRDDARAALESILERGFEDGIVVDAAIANSVQQQQAFWKLREEISPAQKPEGGSIKHDISVPVAAVPQFIEQANAAVVALIPGARPVPFGHLGDGNIHYNVSQPVGADKAEFLARWHDVSQVVFEVVLRLGGSISAEHGIGVMKRDELAEVKDKTAIELMRSIKALLDPHGIMNPGKVV